One genomic window of Brevundimonas vesicularis includes the following:
- a CDS encoding prolyl-tRNA synthetase associated domain-containing protein has translation MTDAPAFDRETLTVWLKANGVDHLTHDHPAVFRVEEGLDLKADLPGAHTKNLFLKDHKGRLWLISARQDTVIDLKRAAGAMGSGRLSFGNETLMWETLGVRPGSVTALGLINDIDRRVTFVLDQRLWDADIVNFHPLTNTATTALDQSAFRRVMTLLEREPIVVDFEAMGA, from the coding sequence ATGACTGACGCACCCGCTTTCGACCGCGAGACCCTGACCGTCTGGCTGAAGGCGAACGGCGTGGATCACCTCACCCACGACCACCCGGCCGTGTTTCGCGTCGAGGAAGGGCTGGACCTCAAGGCCGACTTGCCCGGCGCCCACACCAAGAACCTGTTCCTGAAGGATCACAAAGGGCGGCTGTGGCTGATCTCGGCGCGTCAGGACACGGTGATCGACCTGAAGCGCGCGGCGGGGGCGATGGGCTCAGGCCGCCTGTCGTTCGGCAATGAGACCCTGATGTGGGAAACGCTGGGCGTCCGACCCGGCTCGGTCACGGCGCTGGGCCTGATCAACGACATCGACCGCCGCGTCACCTTCGTGCTGGACCAGCGCCTTTGGGACGCCGACATCGTCAACTTCCACCCCCTGACCAATACGGCGACCACCGCCCTGGATCAGTCGGCCTTTCGGCGCGTGATGACGCTGTTGGAGCGTGAGCCGATCGTGGTGGATTTCGAAGCGATGGGCGCTTGA
- a CDS encoding thioredoxin family protein — protein sequence MTLLDPTLTPDAAGDLIKEGTDASFMTDVIEASKHQPVIVDFWATWCGPCRTLGPALEKAVRAAKGAVKMVKIDVDANPAYAGQLRVQSIPTVYAFVNGQPIDGFQGAIPDSQIKAFIDKLTGGQGGSTETAQLLELGEESLGLNDFGGAAQAFAHVLSIEPENEKAIAGMARVYLAGGDPEQAAQTIAMAPQDSKEPAVQSVRAQLALASKTPSGASAELEAKVAADPNDHQARFDLAEAQSAAGDFKGAVDNLLAIIQADREWNDQAARKQLLVIFEAAGLTSDVSKDGRRRLSSILFS from the coding sequence ATGACCCTGCTCGACCCGACCCTGACCCCCGACGCCGCCGGCGACCTGATCAAGGAAGGCACCGACGCCTCCTTCATGACCGACGTCATCGAGGCGTCGAAACATCAGCCGGTCATCGTCGACTTCTGGGCCACCTGGTGCGGGCCGTGCCGGACCCTGGGCCCGGCGCTGGAGAAGGCCGTGCGCGCCGCCAAGGGGGCGGTGAAGATGGTCAAGATCGATGTGGACGCCAACCCGGCCTATGCGGGCCAGCTGCGGGTGCAGTCGATCCCGACGGTCTACGCCTTCGTCAACGGCCAGCCGATCGATGGCTTCCAGGGCGCCATTCCCGACAGCCAGATCAAGGCCTTCATCGACAAACTGACCGGCGGTCAGGGCGGCTCGACCGAGACGGCGCAGCTTCTGGAGCTGGGCGAGGAATCGCTGGGCCTGAACGACTTCGGCGGTGCCGCCCAGGCCTTCGCCCACGTCCTGTCGATCGAGCCCGAGAACGAAAAGGCCATCGCCGGCATGGCGCGGGTCTATCTGGCGGGCGGCGACCCCGAACAGGCGGCCCAGACCATCGCCATGGCGCCGCAGGATTCCAAGGAACCGGCGGTCCAGAGCGTGCGCGCCCAGCTGGCCCTGGCCTCTAAAACCCCTTCCGGCGCCTCGGCCGAACTCGAGGCCAAGGTCGCCGCCGATCCGAACGATCATCAGGCGCGTTTCGACCTGGCCGAGGCCCAGAGCGCGGCCGGCGACTTCAAGGGCGCGGTCGACAATCTGCTGGCCATCATCCAGGCCGACCGCGAGTGGAACGATCAGGCGGCCCGCAAACAGCTGCTGGTCATCTTCGAGGCGGCGGGCCTGACCTCGGACGTGTCCAAGGATGGTCGTCGCCGCCTGTCGTCCATTCTGTTTTCGTGA
- a CDS encoding LON peptidase substrate-binding domain-containing protein, producing the protein MPQGYVRALDLPQVIPVFPLGGTILLPRGQLPLNIFEPRYLNMVDDAMAGDRIIGLVQPKGGTPALPGLSPVGCAGRITSFAETSDGRYLITLTGVSRFRIAAEMPSKTPYRQVRAAFEAYEDDLVSPPEEPDFDRDAFLDALRAYMAHRLLDIDWETAETAPMEALVNSLSMALPFEPAEKQALLEAMGLMPRAEALTALMRIDAADGGDDAAPSMQ; encoded by the coding sequence ATGCCCCAGGGTTACGTTCGCGCCCTCGACCTGCCCCAGGTGATCCCGGTCTTTCCGCTGGGCGGAACCATCCTGCTGCCGCGCGGACAGCTGCCGCTCAACATCTTCGAGCCGCGCTATTTGAACATGGTGGACGACGCCATGGCCGGCGACCGGATCATCGGCCTGGTCCAGCCCAAGGGCGGCACCCCGGCCCTGCCCGGCCTGTCGCCGGTCGGCTGCGCGGGTCGGATCACCAGTTTCGCCGAGACCTCCGACGGGCGCTATCTGATCACCCTGACCGGCGTGTCGCGCTTCCGCATCGCCGCCGAAATGCCGTCCAAGACCCCCTATCGCCAGGTCCGAGCGGCGTTCGAGGCCTATGAGGACGATCTGGTCTCCCCGCCCGAGGAGCCGGACTTCGACCGCGACGCCTTCCTCGATGCCTTGCGCGCCTATATGGCCCACCGGCTGCTGGACATCGATTGGGAGACGGCCGAGACCGCGCCGATGGAGGCCCTGGTCAACAGCCTGTCGATGGCCCTGCCGTTCGAACCCGCCGAGAAGCAGGCGCTGCTGGAGGCCATGGGCCTGATGCCCCGCGCCGAGGCCCTGACCGCCCTGATGCGCATCGACGCCGCCGACGGCGGTGACGACGCCGCGCCGTCCATGCAATGA
- a CDS encoding Trm112 family protein, producing the protein MSDAFNTPVSVDPRLLEVLVCPVTRGKLTYDRDANELISAGAKLAYPIREGVPIMLAEEARQLD; encoded by the coding sequence ATGAGTGACGCCTTCAATACGCCCGTGTCCGTCGATCCCCGCCTGCTGGAGGTGCTGGTCTGCCCCGTCACGCGCGGCAAGCTGACCTACGACCGCGACGCCAACGAGTTGATCTCGGCGGGCGCCAAACTGGCCTATCCGATCCGCGAAGGCGTGCCGATCATGCTGGCCGAGGAAGCGCGTCAGCTCGACTGA
- the gshB gene encoding glutathione synthase has translation MTLRVAIQMDPIEAVDIAGDTTFLMAETAQARGHKQWVYDFRTLALEEGRLYCRARPITVRREVGNHVDFGDWEKLDLAEDVDVILMRQDPPFDMAYVTATYLLETVHPRTLVVNDPAQVRSAPEKLMVTAFPGLQPPTLISADPVALDAFHKKHGEVVLKPLHGNGGSGVIKLRADDPNLDALIEIHAAGSRDPLVIQKFIPAVSKGDKRILLIDGEPVGAINRVPAAGAVRSNLHVGGTAMPVELTPRDLEICAAIGPTLRERGLIFVGIDVIGDYLTEINVTSPTGAQQLKAFTGIDATALMWDAIEAKRAAQVV, from the coding sequence ATGACCCTCAGAGTCGCCATCCAGATGGACCCGATCGAGGCCGTCGACATCGCCGGGGACACCACCTTCCTAATGGCCGAGACGGCGCAGGCGCGCGGTCACAAACAGTGGGTCTATGACTTTCGCACCCTGGCGCTGGAAGAGGGCCGCCTCTACTGCCGCGCCCGCCCGATCACGGTGCGGCGCGAGGTCGGCAACCATGTCGATTTCGGCGACTGGGAAAAGCTGGATCTGGCCGAGGACGTGGACGTGATCCTGATGCGCCAGGATCCGCCCTTCGACATGGCCTATGTGACCGCCACCTATCTGCTGGAGACGGTCCATCCGCGGACCCTGGTGGTCAACGACCCGGCCCAGGTGCGTTCGGCCCCCGAAAAGCTGATGGTCACCGCCTTTCCCGGCCTGCAACCGCCGACCCTGATCTCGGCCGACCCCGTCGCCCTGGACGCTTTCCACAAGAAGCATGGCGAAGTGGTTTTGAAGCCCCTGCACGGCAATGGCGGCTCTGGCGTGATCAAGCTGCGCGCCGATGATCCCAACCTGGACGCCCTGATCGAGATCCATGCCGCCGGCAGCCGCGATCCGCTGGTGATCCAGAAGTTCATCCCCGCCGTGTCCAAGGGCGACAAGCGCATCCTGCTGATCGACGGCGAGCCCGTCGGCGCCATCAACCGCGTGCCGGCGGCGGGGGCAGTGCGCTCGAACCTGCACGTCGGCGGCACGGCCATGCCGGTCGAACTGACGCCGCGCGACCTGGAGATCTGCGCCGCCATCGGCCCGACGCTGAGGGAACGCGGCCTGATCTTCGTCGGCATCGATGTGATCGGCGACTATCTGACCGAGATCAACGTCACCTCCCCCACCGGCGCCCAGCAGTTGAAGGCCTTCACCGGCATCGACGCCACGGCCCTGATGTGGGACGCCATCGAGGCCAAACGCGCCGCACAGGTTGTGTGA
- a CDS encoding YifB family Mg chelatase-like AAA ATPase, which translates to MVARVVTVAFDGVEARRVDVEVQLIGNDGPTIFNIVGLPDKAVAESKERVRGAFAGIGLALPAKRIIANLAPADLPKEGSHFDLPIALALMAAMGVIAPDALDGWAAIGELGLDGQIARVGGALPAAVAADAMGLGLICPEATGPEAAWAGGARILAPRSLIGLVNHFKGTQVLRAPEPGPLADGKAVPDLREVKGQESAKRALEIAAAGGHNLLFIGPPGSGKSMMAQRLPGLLPPLTSQELLETSMVWSVAGLIERGALTRDRPFRSPHHSASMAALTGGGLRAKPGEASLAHNGVLFLDELPEYSAQALDSLRAPLETGEIVVARANAHIRYPARFQLVAAMNPCRCGMGGAGRGACGKAPRCQRDYQNRVSGPMFDRIDLTVETPPVTAADMALPPPAEGTAEARARVATARAMQEDRVREAGLDAAQGLNARASGGTLDRFATPDEAGRMLLMRAGEAGGLTARGWTRTLRLARTIADLDGSTGVLRRHIAEALIYRRTTIGAEADFDRRVAQRHEGFGLREGDDEQTPFLHA; encoded by the coding sequence ATGGTCGCGCGGGTTGTCACGGTCGCCTTTGACGGGGTCGAGGCCCGGCGCGTGGACGTCGAGGTCCAGTTGATCGGCAATGACGGGCCGACCATCTTCAACATCGTGGGCCTGCCGGACAAGGCGGTGGCCGAAAGCAAGGAGCGGGTGCGCGGGGCCTTCGCTGGCATTGGTCTGGCCCTGCCCGCCAAGCGGATCATCGCCAACTTGGCGCCGGCCGACCTGCCCAAGGAGGGCAGCCATTTCGACCTGCCCATCGCCCTGGCCCTGATGGCGGCCATGGGAGTGATCGCCCCCGATGCGCTCGACGGCTGGGCCGCCATCGGCGAGCTGGGGCTGGACGGCCAGATCGCGCGGGTCGGCGGCGCCCTGCCCGCCGCCGTCGCCGCCGACGCCATGGGCCTGGGTCTGATCTGCCCCGAAGCGACGGGACCGGAGGCCGCCTGGGCGGGCGGCGCCCGCATCCTCGCCCCGCGCTCGTTGATCGGCCTGGTCAACCATTTCAAGGGAACCCAGGTTCTGCGCGCGCCCGAGCCCGGACCGCTGGCGGACGGCAAGGCCGTGCCCGACCTGCGCGAGGTCAAGGGTCAGGAAAGCGCCAAGCGCGCGCTGGAGATCGCGGCGGCCGGCGGCCACAACCTGCTCTTCATCGGCCCGCCAGGGTCGGGAAAGTCGATGATGGCGCAGCGCCTGCCGGGCCTCTTGCCACCCCTGACCTCGCAGGAGTTGCTGGAGACCTCGATGGTGTGGTCGGTCGCCGGCCTGATCGAACGCGGCGCCCTGACCCGCGATCGCCCGTTCCGCAGCCCGCACCATTCCGCGTCGATGGCGGCCCTGACCGGCGGGGGTCTTCGCGCCAAGCCCGGCGAGGCGTCGCTGGCGCACAATGGCGTTCTGTTCCTGGACGAACTGCCGGAATACTCGGCCCAAGCCCTGGACTCGCTGCGGGCGCCGCTGGAGACCGGCGAGATCGTCGTCGCCCGCGCCAACGCCCACATTCGCTATCCCGCGCGGTTCCAGTTAGTGGCGGCGATGAATCCGTGCCGCTGCGGCATGGGCGGGGCCGGACGCGGGGCATGCGGCAAGGCTCCGCGTTGCCAGCGCGACTATCAGAACCGCGTCTCGGGTCCGATGTTCGACCGTATCGACCTGACGGTGGAGACGCCGCCGGTCACCGCCGCCGACATGGCCCTGCCCCCGCCCGCCGAGGGCACGGCCGAGGCCCGGGCGCGCGTCGCGACCGCCCGCGCCATGCAGGAGGACCGGGTGCGCGAGGCGGGGCTGGACGCCGCCCAAGGCCTGAACGCCCGCGCCTCCGGCGGCACGCTGGATCGGTTTGCCACGCCGGACGAGGCGGGGCGGATGCTGCTGATGCGGGCGGGCGAGGCCGGCGGCCTGACCGCCCGCGGCTGGACCCGCACCCTGCGCCTGGCGCGCACCATCGCCGATCTCGATGGCAGCACCGGCGTTCTGCGTCGCCACATCGCCGAGGCCCTGATCTACCGCCGCACCACCATTGGCGCCGAAGCCGACTTCGACCGCCGCGTGGCGCAGCGCCATGAAGGCTTCGGCCTGCGCGAGGGCGATGACGAGCAGACGCCCTTCCTGCACGCGTGA
- a CDS encoding response regulator yields the protein MTRRTATKRIEERTSAPVDPAQQFLRLMSHEMRTPLNGVIGMINLLQRTRLDGAQRAYAENARQSAEHLLGLVNDLLDYARLEAGALEFDLAPVDLEGLVRGVAELLSPRAHDKGLEIVWSVAADAPDVLADEGRLRQVLFNLAGNAVKFTDTGGVRIAVERVGGSAARPRLAFLVDDTGPGVAPEARTRIFEEFGHADSSDAVRQDGAGLGLAVVRKLAAAMDGSVKAESRPDAAATGGGARFRFEAAFAAVAVARDKPLRGQTVAVRAVDPFVLSAARAQIEASGGVVANDAPVTLVDHADAPAGALAALPSSGRGIVLLKPAERDLIARYRAVGFHGYLIKPLRRASLAERVLAAIGAEAPDKASAHCAAPVEDDRVAPVQFAGIRVLLAEDNPVGALLARTLLRREGCTVETAATGDEAVAALKRARYDVVFMDMRMPGMDGPAAARAIRAAGDTTPILALTANAFAEDRRACLEAGMDDHIVKPLDAEALRAALARWTKRDIRAKVG from the coding sequence ATGACGCGACGGACGGCGACGAAGCGGATCGAGGAGCGGACGAGCGCACCCGTTGACCCCGCCCAGCAGTTCCTGCGGTTGATGAGCCATGAGATGCGCACGCCGCTGAACGGCGTCATCGGCATGATCAACCTGTTGCAGCGGACCCGGCTGGACGGCGCACAGCGCGCCTATGCCGAGAACGCGCGTCAGTCGGCCGAACATCTGCTGGGTCTGGTCAACGACCTGCTGGACTACGCCCGGCTGGAAGCCGGGGCGCTGGAGTTCGATCTGGCGCCCGTCGATCTGGAAGGTCTGGTGCGCGGCGTCGCCGAGTTGCTGAGCCCGCGCGCCCACGACAAGGGGTTGGAGATCGTCTGGTCGGTCGCCGCCGACGCGCCCGACGTGCTGGCGGACGAAGGCCGGCTGCGTCAGGTGCTTTTCAACCTGGCGGGCAACGCCGTGAAGTTCACCGACACCGGCGGGGTGCGCATCGCGGTCGAGCGCGTCGGCGGCAGCGCGGCGCGCCCGCGTCTGGCCTTCCTGGTCGACGACACCGGCCCCGGCGTTGCGCCCGAGGCGCGTACACGCATTTTCGAGGAATTCGGCCACGCCGACAGCTCCGACGCGGTGCGTCAGGATGGGGCGGGCCTGGGTTTGGCGGTGGTGCGAAAGCTGGCCGCCGCCATGGACGGCTCGGTGAAGGCCGAAAGCCGGCCCGACGCCGCTGCAACCGGCGGGGGCGCCCGCTTCCGCTTCGAGGCCGCCTTCGCCGCCGTCGCGGTGGCGCGCGACAAGCCGTTGCGCGGCCAGACGGTCGCGGTGCGCGCCGTCGATCCCTTCGTCCTGTCGGCGGCTCGCGCCCAGATCGAGGCCTCGGGCGGCGTCGTGGCGAATGATGCCCCGGTGACCCTCGTCGATCACGCAGACGCTCCGGCGGGCGCGCTGGCGGCCCTGCCTTCGAGCGGTCGCGGCATCGTCCTGCTGAAACCGGCCGAGCGCGATCTGATCGCCCGCTATCGCGCCGTCGGCTTCCACGGCTATCTGATCAAACCGTTGCGTCGCGCGTCCCTGGCCGAGCGCGTCCTAGCCGCTATCGGCGCCGAGGCGCCGGACAAGGCCAGCGCCCACTGCGCCGCCCCGGTCGAAGACGACCGCGTCGCCCCCGTGCAGTTCGCAGGCATCCGCGTCCTGCTGGCCGAGGACAATCCCGTCGGCGCGCTTCTGGCCCGCACCCTGTTGCGCCGCGAGGGCTGCACCGTCGAGACGGCCGCCACCGGCGATGAAGCCGTCGCCGCGTTGAAACGCGCGCGCTATGACGTGGTCTTCATGGACATGCGGATGCCCGGCATGGACGGCCCCGCCGCCGCCCGCGCAATCCGCGCGGCGGGCGACACGACGCCGATCCTGGCCCTGACCGCCAACGCCTTCGCCGAGGACCGCCGCGCCTGTCTGGAGGCCGGCATGGACGACCATATCGTCAAGCCGCTGGACGCCGAGGCCCTGCGCGCCGCCCTCGCCCGCTGGACGAAGCGCGACATCCGCGCCAAGGTCGGCTGA
- a CDS encoding AmpG family muropeptide MFS transporter gives MTNFTPPNGPLAPAAEPTPKKAVGATDVLKALGRGRVLITLLIGLGSGLPFMLVGNTLGIWLREGGTELAAIGFISWVGLAYSLKFLWAPVIDRVDVPLLGRLGRRRGWLLLSQIAVGLSLIAMALIGPEGGLTLLGAAALATAFSAATQDIVADAWRIESAESDEDQGLLTSAFQLGYRAAILAGNALILFVASGIGWNGAYGMYGAAMGIAVVATLFAKEPVDRRTLEQVTGQVSLLSPRGLFDAIVGPFLTFLKTHGAAAILMLAAISLYRLPDFVMGPMIGPFYTDLGLAKETIGAMRLSVGLIASLLGIAAGGLFAVRFGFGKTLLLGALIGPMSNLGYTVMALVGLSTPVFGGVLFVENFSEGFAGAALVAYMASLTSIGYTATQYALLSSFYALLGKFLKGLSGVAVERLEQGRPLMEAYALFFAATAAVGVPAVLLCWLLLLRQRKQLETPTL, from the coding sequence ATGACGAACTTCACGCCGCCCAACGGCCCCCTTGCCCCCGCCGCCGAGCCCACACCGAAAAAGGCGGTCGGAGCAACCGATGTCCTGAAAGCGTTGGGGCGTGGACGCGTGCTCATCACCCTGCTGATCGGATTGGGCTCGGGCCTACCCTTCATGCTGGTCGGCAACACCCTAGGTATCTGGCTGCGCGAGGGCGGAACCGAGCTGGCGGCGATCGGCTTCATCTCCTGGGTGGGTCTGGCGTATTCTCTAAAATTCCTATGGGCCCCGGTAATTGACCGGGTCGATGTGCCGCTGCTCGGCAGGCTGGGACGACGCAGGGGCTGGCTGTTGCTGTCCCAGATCGCGGTCGGCCTTTCATTGATCGCCATGGCCCTGATCGGGCCGGAAGGCGGCCTGACCCTGTTGGGCGCAGCGGCCTTGGCGACAGCCTTTTCCGCCGCGACACAGGATATCGTCGCGGACGCCTGGCGGATCGAGAGCGCCGAAAGCGACGAGGATCAGGGGCTGCTCACCTCCGCGTTCCAGCTTGGCTATCGCGCGGCGATATTGGCGGGCAATGCGCTGATCCTTTTCGTCGCCTCCGGCATCGGCTGGAATGGTGCCTATGGTATGTATGGCGCGGCCATGGGGATCGCCGTCGTCGCCACCCTGTTCGCAAAGGAGCCGGTGGATCGTCGGACGTTGGAGCAGGTCACGGGGCAGGTATCGCTGCTCTCACCCCGAGGGCTTTTCGACGCCATCGTCGGCCCCTTCCTCACCTTCCTGAAGACGCATGGCGCGGCGGCGATCCTGATGTTGGCGGCGATCAGTCTGTACCGCCTGCCGGACTTCGTCATGGGGCCGATGATCGGGCCCTTCTACACCGACTTGGGACTGGCCAAGGAAACCATCGGCGCCATGCGGTTGAGCGTCGGACTTATTGCGTCCTTGCTAGGCATTGCTGCAGGGGGCCTCTTCGCAGTCCGGTTCGGCTTCGGCAAGACCTTGCTGCTGGGCGCCCTGATCGGGCCGATGTCGAACCTCGGCTATACGGTGATGGCGTTGGTCGGCCTGTCGACGCCGGTCTTCGGCGGCGTTCTGTTCGTGGAAAACTTCTCCGAGGGCTTCGCTGGCGCAGCTCTTGTCGCCTACATGGCCAGTCTGACCAGCATCGGCTACACGGCGACCCAATATGCTCTGCTGAGTTCGTTCTATGCTCTGCTCGGCAAGTTCCTGAAGGGGTTGTCCGGCGTCGCCGTTGAACGACTGGAACAGGGACGGCCGCTGATGGAAGCCTACGCCCTGTTCTTCGCCGCGACAGCTGCGGTGGGCGTACCTGCTGTTCTGTTGTGCTGGCTGCTTCTGCTGCGGCAACGAAAACAGCTTGAAACTCCAACGCTATAG
- a CDS encoding YidB family protein — MTVLRCAIIRETAMGFLDNVVKGLGDDAAGGLSDLLKGQGGVGGLAEKFGQAGLGDVIGSWVGTGPNANISPEQITAVLGHGPIADIAAKMGVTPEQAGETLAGFCPKPSTA, encoded by the coding sequence ATGACGGTGTTACGGTGCGCCATCATTCGGGAGACGGCGATGGGCTTTCTGGACAATGTGGTGAAGGGTCTCGGCGACGATGCCGCAGGCGGTCTGAGCGATCTGCTCAAGGGTCAGGGCGGCGTCGGCGGACTGGCCGAGAAGTTCGGTCAGGCGGGCCTAGGCGATGTGATCGGCTCCTGGGTCGGCACGGGGCCGAACGCCAACATCTCGCCTGAGCAGATCACGGCCGTCCTGGGCCACGGCCCCATCGCCGACATCGCCGCCAAGATGGGCGTGACCCCCGAACAGGCCGGCGAGACCCTGGCCGGCTTCTGCCCGAAGCCATCGACCGCTTGA
- a CDS encoding entericidin A/B family lipoprotein: MRKIITLSIVAAALAVSACNTIAGAGRDVSAAGSAVTQGANEAKN, encoded by the coding sequence ATGCGCAAGATCATCACCCTGTCCATCGTCGCCGCCGCTCTGGCCGTTTCGGCCTGCAACACCATCGCCGGCGCCGGCCGCGACGTCTCGGCCGCCGGTTCGGCCGTCACGCAGGGCGCGAACGAAGCCAAGAACTAA
- a CDS encoding DUF885 domain-containing protein: MRRLLISSAAMMAALSAAPALAHTSAPAQTVAADSEDARLNAFFEQAFQARIALSPQQMTSLGIKTDYDKLDDVSDAAADRALALQEAQLAQMKAQFDPQKLGPQAALSWLMFEYGVQQARLSNQWRDWGFQFSANGNPTTSLPVFLINNHRVSSVADAEAYVARIKAAETQMDQVAEELRQRAAAGVVSPRFVFAPSIANTRNVITGAPFDDGADNPVWADFTKKVEALETDQATKDRLLSEARAALTGPYKAGFETVLTALAEVQPKADSDAGVWRLPQGEAYYNARLQLSTTTDLTADQIHQIGLAEVARIQAEMETIKTQVGFTGSLQAFFTFLKTDPRFQYPNTPEGKEQYLTDARGFIAQVMAAAPQWFSTLPKAALEVRAVEPFREATASIAFYNSPAPDGSRPGIYYVNLSDMTQVLKPQIEGISYHEGAPGHHFQIAYAQEIEGLPRFRRFGGYGAYAEGWGLYAEQLGKEMGFYQDPYSDFGRLSTELWRAVRLVTDTGLHAKRWSREQAMDYFRQNSLLSERDIEKEVERYITNPGQATSYKIGELKIEELRDRARTALGDRFDIKDFHAVVLGSGSVPLDVLEDQVDGWIAAGGGAPA, encoded by the coding sequence ATGCGTCGTCTTCTGATCTCGTCCGCCGCCATGATGGCGGCGCTGTCCGCCGCGCCCGCGCTGGCGCATACCTCCGCCCCCGCACAGACAGTCGCGGCCGATAGCGAGGACGCGCGGCTGAACGCCTTCTTTGAACAGGCCTTCCAGGCGCGGATCGCGTTGAGCCCGCAACAGATGACGTCTCTGGGCATCAAGACCGACTACGACAAGCTGGACGATGTGTCGGACGCGGCCGCCGACCGGGCCCTGGCGCTTCAGGAGGCGCAGCTGGCGCAGATGAAGGCCCAGTTCGATCCGCAGAAGCTGGGGCCGCAGGCAGCGCTGTCGTGGCTGATGTTCGAATATGGCGTCCAGCAGGCGCGACTGTCGAACCAGTGGCGCGACTGGGGCTTTCAGTTCTCCGCCAACGGCAATCCGACCACCAGCCTGCCGGTCTTTCTGATCAACAACCACCGGGTCTCCAGCGTGGCCGACGCCGAGGCCTATGTCGCGCGGATCAAGGCCGCCGAGACGCAGATGGATCAGGTGGCCGAGGAACTGCGTCAGCGCGCGGCGGCGGGCGTCGTGTCGCCGCGCTTCGTCTTCGCCCCCTCCATCGCCAACACCCGAAACGTCATCACTGGCGCGCCGTTCGACGATGGCGCGGACAATCCGGTCTGGGCCGACTTCACCAAGAAGGTCGAGGCGCTGGAGACCGATCAGGCGACGAAAGACCGGCTGCTGTCGGAAGCCCGCGCCGCCCTGACAGGTCCCTACAAGGCCGGGTTCGAGACCGTGCTGACGGCGCTGGCCGAGGTGCAGCCCAAGGCGGACAGCGATGCGGGCGTGTGGCGCCTGCCGCAGGGCGAGGCCTATTACAACGCCCGGCTCCAGCTCTCGACCACCACCGACCTGACCGCCGACCAGATCCACCAGATCGGTCTGGCCGAGGTCGCCCGCATCCAGGCCGAGATGGAGACCATCAAGACCCAGGTCGGCTTCACCGGCTCGCTGCAGGCGTTCTTCACCTTCCTGAAGACGGATCCACGGTTCCAATACCCGAATACGCCCGAGGGCAAGGAGCAGTATCTGACCGACGCGCGCGGCTTCATCGCCCAGGTGATGGCGGCGGCGCCGCAGTGGTTCTCGACCCTGCCCAAGGCGGCGCTGGAGGTGCGGGCGGTGGAGCCGTTCCGCGAGGCGACGGCCTCGATCGCCTTCTACAACTCGCCGGCGCCGGACGGATCGCGGCCGGGCATCTACTACGTCAATCTGTCGGACATGACCCAGGTGCTGAAGCCCCAGATCGAGGGCATCAGCTATCACGAGGGCGCGCCGGGCCACCATTTCCAGATCGCCTATGCGCAGGAGATCGAGGGCCTGCCGCGCTTCCGCCGGTTCGGCGGCTACGGCGCCTATGCGGAAGGGTGGGGGCTGTACGCCGAACAGCTGGGCAAGGAGATGGGCTTCTATCAGGACCCCTATTCCGACTTCGGCCGGCTCTCGACCGAGCTGTGGCGCGCGGTGCGTCTGGTGACCGACACCGGCCTGCACGCCAAGCGCTGGAGCCGCGAACAGGCGATGGACTATTTCCGCCAGAACTCCCTGTTGTCCGAGCGAGACATCGAAAAGGAGGTCGAGCGCTACATCACCAACCCCGGCCAGGCGACCAGCTACAAGATCGGCGAGCTGAAGATCGAGGAACTGCGCGACCGGGCCAGGACGGCGTTGGGCGACCGGTTCGACATCAAGGACTTCCACGCGGTCGTGCTGGGCTCCGGCTCGGTGCCGCTGGACGTGCTGGAGGATCAGGTGGACGGCTGGATCGCGGCGGGCGGCGGGGCGCCGGCCTAA